The nucleotide window CTCGAAGCTGACCTGGGCTTGCTGCCACGAGTCGAAGATCTGGCCGAGCTGCTGGATTGGGCCGTAGAGCTGGCCGAGGTACATGGTGAACGCCACGAGCACGCCGACCGAGAGGTCGCCGTTGGCGACGCGGCCCGCGCCGACGCCGATAACGGCGGCCGTCATGATCTGGCTGATCGCTTGCATGCCGGGGAAGTAGAGTCCCATCAGCGTCACGGTGCGCATGCGTAAGCGGCGGTAGGTGTCGGACATCTCGTCGAAGCGGGCCTCTGCCGGGGCTTCGGCGCGGTGCATCTGGGTGACGCGGATGCCGCCGATGAGTTCGGCGAACTCGCCGTTGACGATGGAGATCTGCTGGCGTGCTTCAGTGTAGAAGCGTTTGGAGAAGCGTCGGAAGATCGCGGTTGCGGCGATGATGACCGGCACCGCGATGAGCGCAACGAGGGTGAGCTGCGTGTCGGTGGCGACGAGCATCACGGTGACGCCGACGAGGCTGCCCGCGGCGACGATGGCTTGGGCGAGGCCGGTTTGGAGAAACGACGACAGCGTGTCGATGTCCGTGGTCATGCGCGTGATGATCTTGCCGCTGAGGCGCGATTCGAAGTAGCTCAGGCCCAGTTGCTGCAGGTGGGCGTAGCTGCGCAGACGCAGGCCGTAGAGGAGGCGCTCGCCGGCGCGGGCGGACAGGACGGTCATCGCCGCTTCGGCCGCCCAGGCGACGAGCACCACTGCGAGCGCGATCGCGCCCACGGTGATAAGGGCGTCGGAGTTGCGCGGCTCGATGCCGCCGTCAATGGCGGCGCGGATGAGGGTGGGGAATGCGAGGTCGGCGACGACGCCGACGATGAGCAGCGCGACCGTGGCGGCGATGAGGCCGCGCACCGCCTTGAAGAGGCTGGACACCTGGAATTCGCTCGACGGGGTGCGCAGACGGGTGAGGGTAGCTTCGGCGAGGTCGGGGCGCTCGGTGGCGTTGGGCAGGGCATCGACGCGGGCAAGCAGTTCCGGTGTAGCGCTGATCGGGGCGTTGTGGCCGCCGCCACCGCCGCCACCGCCGCCGTGGCCCTGGGGTGCGAGGACGTGATGGGTTGCGGTGGGCTCGATGGCGGGCCAGAGAGCCTCATGGGTGGGGGCCGGTTGCACACCTGAGCTGGTTCTGATGTGCGGGGTCGCGCCCGGGTCCATGAGGTCGGTGTACGCGGGCGATTCGACGATGGTGTCGCGAGGCCCGTCCGCCATGACGCGGCCGGCGTCCATGACCACGACCCGGTCGGCGAGGTCGACCGTGGACTGGCGGTGCGCCACCGCGATCACGGTGACGCCGTCGAGATGGGAGCGGAGGTTTGCGAGGATGACGGCTTCGGTTTCAGCGTCGATGGCTGAGGTCGCGTCGTCGAGCACGAGCACCGCGGGCTGCGAGATGAGTGCGCGGGCGAGGGCGAGGCGTTGGCGCTGGCCGCCGGAAAGTGTCAGTCCGCGTTCGCCAACCTCGGTGGCGTAGCCGTCGGGCAGGCGGTCGATGAACTCGTCCGCGCAGGCGAGGCGCGCCGCTTCGCGCACGGCGGCATCGAGCGCGTCTCCGGTGAGCTCGGGGTCGGCGCCGAGCGCGATGTTGTCGAAGACGGAGGCGGAGAAGAGGAACGCCTCGTCGAAGACGCACGTGACCTTGCCGCGGATGTCGGCGAGTGGCAGATCGGGGTAGGGAATGCGGTTGGACGAGGCGTCGATAAGCGAAATGCTCCCGCGATCCGGGCTGTAGAAGCCTCCGGCGAGCTGGACTGCCATGGTTTTGCCTGCGCCGGGCGGGCCGACGATGGCGACGGATTCGCCGGGGGCGACGCTGAGGCTGAAGTTGTCGAGGACTTGGTGGCCGTCGGTGGTGAAGTCGACGAAGTCGAAGGCGATGCCGGTAGGGCCGGTGGGTGCGGTGTCGGTGGCGGGGGAGTCTTGTGGAGTGAGGCGGAGGACGTCGTCGAGGCGGTCGATGGAGCTCATGCCCATGTGGATGCGCACGTACTGATTGGTGAGCATTGCGAGCTGGGACGTCATCGACGTGAGGTACGCGGTGAACGCGACGAACGCGCCGATGCTGATGCCGCCTTGGATGGCGGTGATGCCGCCGGCGACGATGGTGACAACGAGGGCGACTTTGGGCAGCTGCGCGAGGAGCGGCTGGAAGCGGGCGGTGAGTTTCGCCGTGCGCATTTTCACCGTGTAGAGGTCACGGCCGAGGCGGTCGAGGGTGTCGATCTCGCGCTGTTCCTGGCCGAAGGCTTTGACAACGCGGACACCGGAGACGGTTTCTTCAACGTGCTGGGTGAGATCCGCGGCCGTTTGCTGGTTGACCCAGGTGGCGGCGTAAAGGAAGCGGCGCGAACGGTTGGCCTCGAAGAGGATCAGCGGCAGCAGCGCCAGCGACATCAACGTGAGCGGGATGTCCATGGCGAACATGACCGCGAGAGTGAGGCCGAGTTGAAGCGCGCGCGTGAACAGCATCGGTGCCGACCCAAGCACCATGTGGAACTGGTTGAGGTCTGTGATTGAGCGCGAGACGATTTGGCCGGCGACGATGGTGTCCTGCGCGGGGCCATCGAGGTGGTGGAGGGTGCGCAGTAACTCGACGCGCAGCCAGTACTGCGAATTGGATGCGAGACGGCCGGAGGTGAAGCGCCGGACAAAGTTGAACGCGTACGTGGCCAAAGCGACGGCAACTATGAGCCACACGATGTGGGTGACATCGCCTGCGGATTCGCCGGTGGCGATGTCGATCGCGCGGCCGGTGAGCGCCGGCATGGACGTTTGCAGGATGGCGCTTAAGCCCGCGGCCGCAAACGCGGCGACGGCGGGGCCCGCATTGGCTCTCAGTGCACGGGAGAGCAGTGTGCGCGGACCCCGCCGGGTAGGCGGATTACTCGGTGTCGGTGTCGTTTTCTTTCGCCCTCGCCTTGCTGTCGGCCTTGCTGTTGGCAAAGATGCGGCGCATCTTGCTGCGTTCTTCCTCGTCGCTGTCGAAGGTGTCGGTGTCCATCGACTTTTCCTTCTCTGCGATCTCGCGCTCGAGCTCAGGGTCGAGGCCGGAGTTCTTCTCGGTGGCCATGATGCATCTCCTTCAGTCCGCTACTTCTCGTTGCGACGGTTTGACTTGTCCTCGTTTGTACCAGCGGAGCGCTTGCCGAGGCCGAGTATTCCCCGCCGCCTCGAGTTGCCTTCGGCGGTGTCGGTGTCGGTGTCGCTGTTGTCGGCGTCATCGGTGTCATCGGTGTCATCGGTGTCGCGGTTGAACACCTGCATGATCCAGGCAGCGAACTCGCGCGGGTTGGTGGAGAGCTTTGCCTCGACCTCTTGCTCCTCGGCAGATTCCTCTTCCTTGGTGGGCAGCGGCTCAATGAACCGGGCAGGTGCTGGCCCGAGGGTGTCGGCGGTGTTGGAGAGCACGATGTCTGCAAGCTTGCGGTTCGCCGCGGTGCCGGCGATTGCTCCGATGCCCAGTGGCAGCAGCTTGCCAAACCAGGCGCGGCGCAGACCCCGGCCCATGGAGCGCATGGCGAATCGCGTCAGGATGCTGTTCGCTTCTTGCAGCGTCGGGCCAGAAAACCTCGCCAGCATGCTGCGGGAGGGCGCGTCCGAGGCTTCGTCTCCAAGCAATGTTTCAACGATGGCCAAGCCCTGCGTGCCCATGAGTGTGGTGAGCACAATCGCGCGGCGCTGTTCAGAATCCTTGACGTCGATGCCGCGCAGGTACGCGGAGGCGACGGTGTAGAACGCGGCGAGGTCGAGAAACAGCACCGACTCGCCGGCGATTGCCATGGAGCCGGTGACAATGCCGACGCCTGGCACTGCGGCCGCGGCGCCCGCACCAGCGCCGGTTCCGGTGACGGTGTTACGGAAGTGCTTCGCCATGATCTGCTGGATCTCCTCGGGCGAAGCATCCGGGTTCTGGCGGCGGAGCCAGTTCACGTAAGCCCGGATCGTGCCAGTCTGCAGATGCACTGCAGTATCGACGGCACTGATAAACGCCCGGCCGATCATGCCCGCTTCTTCCTGCAAACGTGCAGGATCGGAAGACAAAACGTCTGTGATGATTTCCTGCGGCGTTTCCTCGCGGGTATCGAGTGCAGCGTGGTCGCTATTGGTGTCGCCTTTGGAGCGTCCAAACATGTGCAGATTTCTCCTTAGATGGGGTGGCATCAGTGTACGGGGCATCGCGAACTCCTCAGCGGATGCACAGTCCGCCCCATTGCAGCAGAGATTGAATTGTAATCTTTAGAGCTACGCTATAGGGCATGTCTGATGCCCCCCACCTCGAAGTGCCCACCACCGCGGGCACCGTCGGCGGCATCATCCATTCTCGCACCGGGGTCCGTACGTGGCGTGGTGTGCCGTACGGCGCAACGACGGCGGGGGAGCACCGCTTTCGCGTTCCGCGTCCGGCGGAACCGTGGCAGGGAGTGCGTGACGCATCCAGGTTCGCTCCGCCCGCGATGCAGGGCGTGTTCAGTTGGCGCGACGCCGTCTACGGCACGGAAGACTGCCTCACCTTGGACATTGTGCGCCCCGACACTGACGACGAACTTCCGGTGGTGGTGTACTTCCACGGCGGCACGTTTGTCACCGGCGCAAGCAATGAGAAGGTGCTTCGCGGGCACTTTCTGGCGCAGGCGACCGACATTGTTTACGTTTCGGTGAACTTCCGCCTCGGCGTACTGGGCTATCTCGATTTCCGCTCGATCGGCGACGACTGCGTGGCAAACCCTGCGATCTGGGATCAGATCCAGTCGCTCGAGTGGGTGCGCGACAACATCGCCAACTTCGGTGGTGATCCGAACCGGGTGACCATCATGGGTGAATCTGCTGGTGGCGCAGCGGTGACCCACCTCATGTGCGCCCCGGCCGCGCGCGGGTTATTCCACGGCGGCATCGCGCAATCGCCGCCGAGCGCGTCGGTGCACTCGCGCGTCCAGGCATCGATGTGGGTGCGCCAGCTTCTCGACGGTATGGGGATGTCTCGGCTTTCCACCCTGGAGGACCTGCGTGCCGCCGATGCAGAGGACCTCGTGCGCACGGGGCAGTCAATGCTGCTCAACGGCAAAGAGCTGGTGCAGTTCAACACAAGCTTCATGCCGACCGTGGATAGTGTGACGCTGCCGCAGCATCCGATCGACATCTTCGAGAACGGCGATCAGGCGCCGGTGCCGCTGATCATCGGCACCAACTCGGACGAAGCCAGCTTTGCCAAGACGATGTATCAAACCACAGGTCAGCGTCAGCGCGCCGCGCGCCGGGCACTGGACGTATACGACCCCGACAATGCTCACCAAGTGCTTGAGGCATACGGCTATGTGGGTGGCCGCGCGGACTTCGCTGACCTGATCGCCGATGCGGTGTTCTGGGCGCCGTCGGTGATGCTGGCAACCTCTCACCGCCGCGTCGCGCCGACCTGGATGTACCGCTTTGAATATGCGTCTGCCACGATGCGCAAGCTCGGCCTTGGCGCGATGCACACCTCCGATTTGGTCGCAGTGTTCGGTGATCCGAACTCCACCCGCGCGTCCAAGATCGATCGGTTCGGGTCGAAGGAGGGCTTCGAGGAAGTCAGCCGGATAATGCAGTATCACTGGGGCTCGTTCTTCCACTCCGGTCAACCGGGAGAGGGGTGGCCAGCCTACGGGTTCCGCGACGAGGAGCGGCCTGGGCGAGCCACCGTCGTCTTCGACAGCGAGCCGTACGTGGAGCTGGACCCAAAGGCGGATCAGCGGCGCGCTTGGGAAGGATTCGACATGCGGGAGTGGGGCAACAATCGCGCCGATCTCATGGAGCCGCTTGCCGAGTTTTTCGGCTTTGACGTGCTGGAAACGTTGACAGGCGACCGAGTCGGCGATTAAGCGTTGAGCATTTTTCCAGTTGGCACACCTGTCGCAGGTTTCCTGGCTAGGCTAGTTCAAGCCTGACGTAAAGTTCGTGGGTAAGCCGAGGAAGGAAGGCAGGGCAGACAATCATGAGCTTCTTTGAGGACATCGCCGCCGCCCTGGACCGCGAGGGTATTGAATCGCGCGTGCATGACGAGACCATGTTCGTTCCGATCACGGCCGACGTGGAGATCCAGTTTGTTGAGATCGACCCGCATCTTCCCGCGGCCAACGTCTACGTCGCGGCGGCTGATGTTGATGAAGATGACGACGAGTTCGAGGCTGTTTTGGTCTCTGTGGTCTTTTCCGCAGAGGATGCGGTCCAGACAGTCGCTGACCACATGGCAACCGACCAGGTGCTCACCGTCCTGCGCGACCTCCTCGAGGGCACCGACGAGCGCATTGTTGATCTCGAGTTCTTCCAGGACAGCGTCAACCCGCAGATGGTGCGTGCCGAAATCGGCGAGAACGCGGAGCTGCAGGTGCTCGTGGAGGTTGTCGATGGCGTGCCGTGCGCGAAGGTCGAGTTCGTCGCTCTGTCTGACTCCTACGAGGACATGATGGATGAGGCGATCGGCGAGCTGTGGGAGTCCGACGGCGACGCCGAGCTGACCGACGAGGACCGTGTCCGCCTGTTCCAGGCCATCCACAACGAAGTGGTGGATGATTCCGAGGTGCTGGACCTTGGTCAGTTCACGGACTTTGACCGCCTCTTCGAGGTGCTCTCGCTCGCCGCGGATCAGGCGGAGGATTGGGAATCGCAGCTCCTCCCGATCGATGACGACTTCGACGAGCCCGACGTCTACGACATCTTCGGTCGCGATGACGATGACGACGAAGACGATTACGAGGACGATAGCGAGGATGACGACCCCGAAACCGTCACCGCCCCCGACGCCGACGCTGACGACGCACACGGCGCTGGCAGCCGCGTAATCACGGATTCCGAAGAAGCAAGCGCCGACGGTGTTGACGGGCCAACAGGCATTGACCCGGACGACGCCATCGATAACGAAGACGAGGTTTAGTAGACGAGGTTTAACTGCGCTAAGCCTCAACAGGGCTACGCAGCAACAGGGCTACGCGGCGACGAGTCCCTCGAACATTGACGACGGCGACTCGATTGGATTGAACTGCCCGTCCACCAGCCACACATAGTTGGCGGCTCGTGTCGCCGGCAGCTCGTGCACGGCTTCAATCGCCTCATCCGGCACCAGTGCGCGCACCCACGCCTCGGCGACCCGGCGATCGACCGGAAGCCCTGATGGGTCGGTGATGCGCAGCTCAATCAGGTAGGCGGGCACCTGCGTTTGCCCGTATCCGCGTATGCGGGCGCGTGCCCGAGGTCCAACTCGCCGGCGCGTCACCGCGGCGGTGAGCTGTTCGCTTCCGCCGGTGCGGGGGAGCGTCTTCACCGGCGGGCGCCAGGTGGCTGAAGGGCGGGACAGCGAGCGCGGGTGGTGCATGATCGCGTGCAGTGCGTCGACGGTTTCGGGGGAGCGGGTCAAAATGTCGTCGGCAAGAGCGGTGGGCGTGGTGATTGGAGTGGTTGCTGAAGTGTTGAACATGCTCTGCATGCTAGAACGCAGGTTCGACAAGGTGGTGCAAAATATAGAACACGTGTTCTAATGCTGCTCGAATCGGACGTTCGTCCCAGTTGGGACTACTGTGAACTGCGATATGACAACTGCACCTGCGCTCGCCGCCAAGCCCGAGATCCCCCGCGCGATCTGGGTTTTGGTGGCTGCGGCGTTCATCATTGCGCTGGGATACGGCCTTATCGCCCCGGTACTCCCGCAGTTCGCCTCCAGCTTCAACGTGTCCATGGCCGCTGCCGGCGCGGTCATTTCCGCGTTCGCACTTGCGCGCCTGCTCGGTGCGCCGGGCGCGGGCATTCTCATCGACAAACTCGGCTCGCGCCCGGTCTATCTCACCGGCCTCTTCATCGTCGCGGTGGCCACCTTCTTCGTGGCGTTTGCTCAGGCCTATTGGCACATTTTGCTCCTGCGCTTCATCGCCGGGTTTGGCTCCACCATGTTCACCCTGTCGGCGCAGGCACTGATCGTGCGCGTTACGCATCCGTCGATACGCGGGCGTGCGAACGCCCTCTACGCCACATCCTTCCTGTTGGGCAACATCTTCGGCCCCATCATCGGCGCGGCGCTGTCCTTTCTGGGGTACCGCATCCCGTTTGCCGTCTACGGCATCGGCGTGGGGCTCGCGGCGTTTGTGGTGTGGCTGTTTACCCACAGCCGCCACAGCGGCAAGACACTGCCGCCGAACAAACCGCCAATGCAGCTCGCCGCCGCGTGGCGGCAGCCCACGTACAAGGCCTTGCTCGCGACGTCGTTTAGCAATGGGTTTGTAAACATGGGTACGCGAGTGGCCGTCCTGCCGCTGTTCGCCGCCGCGATTTTTGAGCACGGTGCGGCCGAGTCCGGGCTTGCGCTCACGGCGTTCGCCCTCGGCATGGCCATCATGCTGCAGTTTTCCGGCCGGCTGTCCGATCAGCACGGCCGCCGCCCGATGATCCTCATCGGGCTTATCGTCTGCGCCGCGGCGACCGGGGTGTTCGGCATGGCCACGAGCTTCTGGCCGCTGATGATCCTATCGATGATCGCGGGTGTCGGCTCCGGGCTGATGGCACCGTCCACGCAGGCGGCGCTGGCGGACATCATCGGCAACGAGCGCTCCGGTGGCAAGGTGCTCTCCACCTTCCAAATGACGCAAGACGCGGGCCAAATCCTCGCCCCGATCCTGGTGGGCTGGGTCGCCGAGGTCGCTGGCTTCGGCGCCGCCTTTGGTCTCTGCGGCGCGCTGCTCGGCATCTCGCTTGTCACCTTCGCCATCCTGGGCAAAGAGACCGCGACCAACTCGACCAAAGGAGCGAAATGACCCGCGTCATCTTTGACTGCGACCCCGGCATCGACGACACCTACGCCCTGATCTACCTCGCCGCCGCCAACCACGCGGGCGAGCTCGAGCTGGATTGCGTTACTACCACCGCCGGCAACGTCGAGGCGGAGCAGTGCGCGCAAAACGCCGCCTTCGTGCTGGCCCAATGCGGCCTGACCACGGTGCCGATCGCTGCCGGTGTGCCGGGTCCGCTCGAGGTCGAGCTGACCACCACGCCCGAAACCCACGGAGAGACGGGCCTGGGCTACATCACCGCGCCGCAGCGCCACGTCGATACCGACTGGGACCTGCTCTGGATCGACGCCATCGAGCGCGGCACGGAGGACCTCCACCTCATCGTCACCGGGCCCATGACCAACCTCGCCGCCTTCGCCCGCCTGCACCCGCAGCACTTCCACGCGCTGCGGCACATCACGGTCATGGGCGGGGCGGTGAACTATCCCGGTAACACCACGCCCACCGCGGAGTGGAACTTCTGGGTCGATCCCCACGCCGCCGCCGAGGTCTTTAGCACCGCGCGCACCCCGATCACCCTTTGCCCGCTCAACGCCACGGAACAGATGTTGCTTGAGCCGGGGCGGTTGCAAGGGGTCGTCGATAAGCTTGGGCAAGCTCCGATTGCCGCGAACCTTGCGGAAATCACCCGGTTCTACTTCGAGTTTCACCAGGAGGTAGGGGAGGGCTACCGCGCGCAGATCCACGACTTGCTCACCGTGCTCATCGCACTGGGCAAGGTTGAGAGCACAGTTTGCTTAACGACGCTCGACGTCGAGCCCACCTCCGCACTCCTGCGAGGCACCGTGGCCGCCGACTTGCGGAGGATGTGGGAGCGCGAACCCAACGCGCGCGTGGTTGAGCAGGCCGACGTGGCGGGGGCGTGGGCGGAGTTCGAGCGCGCCTGCGAGATCCACGCGCAGTTCGCCGCCGGCGATGCCGGGTTGGCTGCCGGCTACCACCGCAAGGCGGAGGACTAGGGTTCGCGCTGCTTTCGTTCGCGCTGCTGGCGTTGTCGCTGATACACTGCCAGATCAGTACGCCCGCGCGACCGAGGTGACATAGGCGCGTGGGCGCGTTGCTGTCGTTCCGACTCTTCGCTACGGAGTTTTCATGTCACACATTTCCACCCCTGCCGGCGCTGCGGGTGCCGCCGGCCAGCCTGCCGGCATGCCCATGCGCCCCGGCGCCGAATGGACCCCCGTTCGCCGTGCGCTCGTCATCGCCGGTGCCGCCGTCATCGCCGCTACCTGGCTCTACGTGGTGCTCGCCCGCCCGACCGAGTGGGAGAACGTCACTGATTCGACCCAGGGCATCATCACCCTGGCCGGCTATGGCATCGGCACCGTGCTGCTGCTTATCGCGACCATTCCGGTGCTGCCCGCGCGCACGCTGGGTCTGATCCCGATTGCGATGATCATCAACTCACTCATCGGCCAGATTGTCGGATCGATCGGCTTGCCGCTGTACCTGGACACCATTGGCACCGTGATCGTCGCTGCGCTTGCCGGCCCGGTCGCAGGCATGACCACCGGCGCGTTGAACAACGTCGTGTGGGGCCTGCTCACCCCGGCGGCGCTGCCGTTCGCCGCGGGTGCGGCGCTGGTTGGGTACCTGTCCGGGCTGTTCATCCACAAGTTCCACGCGTTCAAGAACATCGGCACCGTGATCTTTTACGGCCTGATCCTGGGTTTAATCGGTGGCGCTGTTGCGGCACCGGTCGCCGCGTTTGTGTACGGCGGTACCGCCGGTGTGGGTACGGGTGCGCTGGTGAGCCTGTTCCGCGAAATGGGCCAGTCCCTGATCGCGTCTGTAACCACGCAGGCGTTCATCTCTGACCCGATTGACAAGGTCATCGTGATGCTCATCGGCTACTTCACTGTGAAGGCACTGCCGAAGAAAACAGTCGACGCCTTCGCACCGCGCGAAGGTTTGGGCTCGAAGGGCGCCGTCGCCGCCACCGTTTAAGTCCTCGAACAATCGCCCGTGGTCAACCCGCTCACCGCCCTCGCCGTCGCGGCCTCCGGCTGGATCCTCACAATGGGGATCACTACCCCGGTGGCCTCGGCGGCAATCATTATTGCCTCGTTGATCCTTGGCACCGCTAAGACCCGCAACGTCTCCCTCATCGTCGCTGTCGCTGCGCTCGCGGTTCCGGTAGCCCTGTCGATGGTGCTTATCCACGCCCCCTACGGCGAGCAGCGGATCGTACCGCTGGTCACCGCAGACGGTTTGCTCGTCGCCGGCGAGCTCGCGCTCCGCTTCATCGCGCTAATGTCCTGCGTCCTCGCCGCTGGCACGTTCATCTGCATCACCGAGCTAGCCAAAGCCCTGCAAATTCTGCGCGGCGGAAACCGCTTGAGCTACCTAGCCGGTTCCACGCTGCAATTGTTCCCCCAAGGCGCGCAGCGGGTCAGCATCACCAGCGACGCGAACGCCCTCAAAGCCCGCCCGATCACCTTCAAAACGGTCGTGCCCAACCTGGCTATGCCGGTGCTCACCGAGCTGCTCACCCAGGCCGCATCCCGCGGCCGCGCACTGGAGACAGCAGGCTACAACCTCGAGGGCCGCCGCACCGTGTTGCGTCCCGTGCACGATTCCCAGCTCCAGCGCGCCATCCGCTGGCTGCTCCCACTCATCTGCATCGCGGTGGTCGTATGGATCTGACTCCGCTCATCGAAGCCCTCGAGCGCCACGACATCGTCGAGATCATCGGCAATTCCGGTTCCGGCCTGACCACCCTGGCCAACCAGATTCACGAGTCCTGGCCCCACGCCGCCGTCGTCGGCCAAGACCCCATCGCCCACATCACCTTCCTGCGCGACACCGTCATCGAAGAGGTCGCCATCGGCCTCGAGCAACACGGCGTCC belongs to Corynebacterium glaucum and includes:
- a CDS encoding nucleoside hydrolase, which translates into the protein MTRVIFDCDPGIDDTYALIYLAAANHAGELELDCVTTTAGNVEAEQCAQNAAFVLAQCGLTTVPIAAGVPGPLEVELTTTPETHGETGLGYITAPQRHVDTDWDLLWIDAIERGTEDLHLIVTGPMTNLAAFARLHPQHFHALRHITVMGGAVNYPGNTTPTAEWNFWVDPHAAAEVFSTARTPITLCPLNATEQMLLEPGRLQGVVDKLGQAPIAANLAEITRFYFEFHQEVGEGYRAQIHDLLTVLIALGKVESTVCLTTLDVEPTSALLRGTVAADLRRMWEREPNARVVEQADVAGAWAEFERACEIHAQFAAGDAGLAAGYHRKAED
- a CDS encoding ECF transporter S component, whose translation is MRPGAEWTPVRRALVIAGAAVIAATWLYVVLARPTEWENVTDSTQGIITLAGYGIGTVLLLIATIPVLPARTLGLIPIAMIINSLIGQIVGSIGLPLYLDTIGTVIVAALAGPVAGMTTGALNNVVWGLLTPAALPFAAGAALVGYLSGLFIHKFHAFKNIGTVIFYGLILGLIGGAVAAPVAAFVYGGTAGVGTGALVSLFREMGQSLIASVTTQAFISDPIDKVIVMLIGYFTVKALPKKTVDAFAPREGLGSKGAVAATV
- a CDS encoding energy-coupling factor transporter transmembrane component T, encoding MVNPLTALAVAASGWILTMGITTPVASAAIIIASLILGTAKTRNVSLIVAVAALAVPVALSMVLIHAPYGEQRIVPLVTADGLLVAGELALRFIALMSCVLAAGTFICITELAKALQILRGGNRLSYLAGSTLQLFPQGAQRVSITSDANALKARPITFKTVVPNLAMPVLTELLTQAASRGRALETAGYNLEGRRTVLRPVHDSQLQRAIRWLLPLICIAVVVWI
- a CDS encoding carboxylesterase/lipase family protein translates to MSDAPHLEVPTTAGTVGGIIHSRTGVRTWRGVPYGATTAGEHRFRVPRPAEPWQGVRDASRFAPPAMQGVFSWRDAVYGTEDCLTLDIVRPDTDDELPVVVYFHGGTFVTGASNEKVLRGHFLAQATDIVYVSVNFRLGVLGYLDFRSIGDDCVANPAIWDQIQSLEWVRDNIANFGGDPNRVTIMGESAGGAAVTHLMCAPAARGLFHGGIAQSPPSASVHSRVQASMWVRQLLDGMGMSRLSTLEDLRAADAEDLVRTGQSMLLNGKELVQFNTSFMPTVDSVTLPQHPIDIFENGDQAPVPLIIGTNSDEASFAKTMYQTTGQRQRAARRALDVYDPDNAHQVLEAYGYVGGRADFADLIADAVFWAPSVMLATSHRRVAPTWMYRFEYASATMRKLGLGAMHTSDLVAVFGDPNSTRASKIDRFGSKEGFEEVSRIMQYHWGSFFHSGQPGEGWPAYGFRDEERPGRATVVFDSEPYVELDPKADQRRAWEGFDMREWGNNRADLMEPLAEFFGFDVLETLTGDRVGD
- a CDS encoding MFS transporter yields the protein MTTAPALAAKPEIPRAIWVLVAAAFIIALGYGLIAPVLPQFASSFNVSMAAAGAVISAFALARLLGAPGAGILIDKLGSRPVYLTGLFIVAVATFFVAFAQAYWHILLLRFIAGFGSTMFTLSAQALIVRVTHPSIRGRANALYATSFLLGNIFGPIIGAALSFLGYRIPFAVYGIGVGLAAFVVWLFTHSRHSGKTLPPNKPPMQLAAAWRQPTYKALLATSFSNGFVNMGTRVAVLPLFAAAIFEHGAAESGLALTAFALGMAIMLQFSGRLSDQHGRRPMILIGLIVCAAATGVFGMATSFWPLMILSMIAGVGSGLMAPSTQAALADIIGNERSGGKVLSTFQMTQDAGQILAPILVGWVAEVAGFGAAFGLCGALLGISLVTFAILGKETATNSTKGAK
- a CDS encoding ABC transporter ATP-binding protein — protein: MLSRALRANAGPAVAAFAAAGLSAILQTSMPALTGRAIDIATGESAGDVTHIVWLIVAVALATYAFNFVRRFTSGRLASNSQYWLRVELLRTLHHLDGPAQDTIVAGQIVSRSITDLNQFHMVLGSAPMLFTRALQLGLTLAVMFAMDIPLTLMSLALLPLILFEANRSRRFLYAATWVNQQTAADLTQHVEETVSGVRVVKAFGQEQREIDTLDRLGRDLYTVKMRTAKLTARFQPLLAQLPKVALVVTIVAGGITAIQGGISIGAFVAFTAYLTSMTSQLAMLTNQYVRIHMGMSSIDRLDDVLRLTPQDSPATDTAPTGPTGIAFDFVDFTTDGHQVLDNFSLSVAPGESVAIVGPPGAGKTMAVQLAGGFYSPDRGSISLIDASSNRIPYPDLPLADIRGKVTCVFDEAFLFSASVFDNIALGADPELTGDALDAAVREAARLACADEFIDRLPDGYATEVGERGLTLSGGQRQRLALARALISQPAVLVLDDATSAIDAETEAVILANLRSHLDGVTVIAVAHRQSTVDLADRVVVMDAGRVMADGPRDTIVESPAYTDLMDPGATPHIRTSSGVQPAPTHEALWPAIEPTATHHVLAPQGHGGGGGGGGGHNAPISATPELLARVDALPNATERPDLAEATLTRLRTPSSEFQVSSLFKAVRGLIAATVALLIVGVVADLAFPTLIRAAIDGGIEPRNSDALITVGAIALAVVLVAWAAEAAMTVLSARAGERLLYGLRLRSYAHLQQLGLSYFESRLSGKIITRMTTDIDTLSSFLQTGLAQAIVAAGSLVGVTVMLVATDTQLTLVALIAVPVIIAATAIFRRFSKRFYTEARQQISIVNGEFAELIGGIRVTQMHRAEAPAEARFDEMSDTYRRLRMRTVTLMGLYFPGMQAISQIMTAAVIGVGAGRVANGDLSVGVLVAFTMYLGQLYGPIQQLGQIFDSWQQAQVSFERITELLAERTTVPDTGTKPQARQAAKGALSLDDVSFAYRTDGTRTENVIEDMRVLLAPGETVALVGPTGAGKSTVVKLLARFYDPTDGEVTASGTSVAGFPLAEWRRALAQVPQESYLFEGTVAENIAYGVPGASKTEIEAAVARIGALDVIAAIPGGFNARVGGRGRGLSSGQRQIIALARAEMLEPDVVLLDEATATLDPATEAAVLNAADSATAGRTSVIVAHRLATAARADRIVVIDNGRIVEDGTHEQLKNAGGRYAAMWAAHR